AGATAAACCACCTCAATGGCAAATCGTGTCAATAGGCATTAGATTAGAATGGAAATACTCGCATAGCCTTTAACCTTCATCCTATCTCTACTACCGCTCACTCAGCTTGAGATGACAAACCTCGGTTAACTAGGCTATCGTAGTCGAAAATCTAGGTCACCGCTAAAAAAGACTAACCGCCTATGGCAGGAACTGTTCAACGCCCCTCTAGTCCCGCGATCGCCCAAATTGTTGATCGGATTCTCGATACAGGTCAATTGAGCCGTTGGGAGTATCTTCAGTTGGTGACTACGATGCTTTCTGACTATAAAGTTACCGAAGAGGAACGTAGTTATATTAATCGGGTTTTGGATGAACGGCAAATGGGACGACTACAGTGGATCAGTTAAAAAAGACCAACGTGTTGAAACCCAAGCGAAAGATTTCATTAGTTGTCAGTGACTTATCGAGCAGTGGATCGGGCAGGTGGGGCGGTGCCGTGCGACCTTTTTTATTGTATAAAGCTCTCAAAAAACTCAATTATGAAGTCGAAGTTATAGGATTTGTTCCCCACGAGCAGAGTTCAGATATTCCGCCTTCTGAAATTCCTATTATTACAATTCCCGCTTATAATTATCCAAAATTCATTATTTCAATTAATACTCTAATTAAGACTATTCAAGGCAATATTATTTATGCCAGCAAATTAAAACCAACAAGTTTTGGGGTTGCCCTTATTAAAAAGTTTAAAACCCGATGTCCTGTTCTCTTAGATATAGACGATTGGGAGTTAAGTTGGTATGGAGGTGATGATTGGGCATACCGTCCTAGCTTAAAACAATTCGCTAGAGATATTTTAAAACCTGAAGGCGCTCTCAGAAATCCGAATCATCCTGTTTATTTAAGGTTGACCGAAGGGTTAGTTTCCCAAGCTGATGTGATTACCACCCACACCCATTTCATGCAAGAACGGTTTGGTGGTGTATATCTACCTCAGGGCAAAGATACGACAGTGTTTGACCCCAGTCAGTATAATCCAGAAACCAGTAGAAAACGATATGATCTGGCTGACTATCGAGTTCTCATGTTTCCAGGAGCGCCACGCCCTTATAAAGGGGTAGAAGATGTTTTAATGGCGCTGGATCAATTAAATGAGTCCGACTTAAGGCTTGTCATTGTTGGGGGTAGTCCATACGATGATTATGATCATCAACTGATGGAAAAATGGGGACGTTGGATTATTAAGCTACCCAGATTACCTGTATCAGCAATGCCTGAAGTCGTTGCGGCAGCTCATATTGTAGTCGTTCCTCAGCGAGATACTCCAGCCGCTAAAGCCCAGTTTCCGCTGAAACTAACTGATGCGATGGCAATGGGCAAACCAATTTTATCGACGCGCGTTGGCGACATTCCAGAAATTTTAGGAGACACGGGTTATTTGGTCGATGCCAGTTCTCCTGAACAAATTGCTGATAAAATTCGGTGGATATTTCAAAACTACCAAGAAGCAATTGAGCGAGGAAAAGAAGCGAGAAAAAGGTGTATGGAGTGTTACAGTATAGATAAAATGGCAGATATACTATCTGAAGTGATTAGTCAATTATAGTTTTAAGTATTGACCATACTAAACAAATAAGACTCTATGGCTTCCAATTTATTATCAAAAGTTATTAGGCGATATCCAACTAGAGTGGCGATAACGGTTCTCTTAGGATTATCGGGTGGATTATTTAACGGTGTGGGTACAGCCCTAATCGCTCCGATCGTTTTAAATCTTTTAGGGATAGATTTAGATTTAAAAAGTGGTCCTCCTATTCTTAAGGCAATTATGTCTCCCTTTAATAACCTGCCAGGAAATTATCGGCTGGTAGCGATGGCGGGAGCTATTGTGGGACTAATTATATTAAAAAATCTTTCTAATTATGCCAGTACATTAGCCTCCAGTTCGTTGAGACGCCGAATTACCTGTGATTTACGTGAAGCCGGCGTGAAATTATTACTCGACGTAGATATAGATTTTTACTCTCGCATGAAAGTCGGTGATCTCGTGAATCGCCTAGGGACAGAAATTGGTCGAGCTGCTGGGGAGGTTAGCACCATACTGAATATGATGGTGACGGTAACGAATGCCCTAGTATTTCTCGCCTTATTACTGGCTCTTTCCTGGGAATTGACATTAGCTTCAACAGTTTTAGTTGCTATTGTTGCGTTAGTCAATCAATACTCAATTAGTCGTGCCAAAGCATTTGGCAAACAGCTATCAAGTCTGTCAAAAGCTTATTCGATTGCCGTGCTAGAAACGTTGAGCGGAATTCGACTGGTTAAAGCTACCGGTAATGATGAGAGAGAGTATCAACGAATCCAACAGCTAATCCGCGATCGCGAAAAGGCGGATTTTAAATCCCAGGCGAACAATGCAGCCATAGCACCCGTTGGTGAAGTGACTAGCATTGTCGGGTTGCTGGGGATTGTGTTTATGGGACGAATATTTTTTGCCAGTCAGATTGAAAATCTATCAGGGGTATTGTTCACTTTTCTCGTCTTACTGCAAAGGCTCTTACCTTTAATTTCCCAGTTAAACAGAGCTAGGGGTTCCTTAGCGAATAGTTCAGCTAGTGTGGAAGTGGCACATGACTTCCTGCGCCAGGATAATAAGCCCTTTATGAAGCCAGGATCTCAGCCTTACCATCCCTTAAAAGAAGGGATTCATTTTCATCAGCTATCGTTTGCCTATCCGACTCAACCGAACAAGGTAGTGTTAAAAGAGGTTAATTTAGACTTACCTCGTGGGACAACATTAGCGTTAGTGGGAGCATCGGGTGCAGGTAAGTCAACGTTAGCGGATTTATTACCACGATTTTATGATCCCACAGAGGGGAGTATTACCCTAGATGGAATCGATTTGCGGGAGTTTGATATCAAAAGTCTCCGTAATAATATGGGAATTGTTAGCCAAGATACATTTTTGTTCAATACCTCGGTTCACGATAATATTGCTTATGCTCGACCAGATGCTTCCGAAAAAGATGTAATTAAAGCGGCGCGACGGGCGAATGCCTTAGAATTTATTGAACAACTCCCTGGGGGGTTTAATACGATGATTGGCGATCGCGGGGTGTTATTGTCAGGAGGACAGCGTCAGCGCCTTGCGATCGCTCGCGCTATTTTACAAAATCCGGATATCTTGATTCTGGACGAAGCTACGAGTGCATTAGATACAGTTTCTGAGCGTTTGGTGCAAGAAGCGCTGGAGGAATTGAGTCGCGATCGCACAACTCTGGTTATTGCTCACCGCCTTTCCACTGTGCAAAACGCCGATCAAATTGCGGTTTTAGAGAAAGGGTGTGTGATGGAAGTCGGGAAACACGAGGAACTTTTACGCAAAGGAGGATATTATGCACGGTTGTATCAGATGCAATTTGCTGAACATCCTCAAGGTACGCCCACCACAAATCCTGCTTTAATGAAAGCCTCTCACGAAGTCCGAACCATGCTCAATTCCATGCTCGGTTCTATCCGGTTGTTAGCCGATGACTTAGTAGATACTCCAGAAGAGGAAAATGAATTACTAGAAGAATCTTATAGTTCAGCTATAAATATTCTCAATACTATTGAGTTGTTTGAAAATAGTGCTAAAATGGTCAAAAAATAGGCTTGAATTGCTTCAAATAGCTAAAAATTATGGCTTGTACAATCATTTGACACAATTATTTGTAAGGATCAGATGAATAAATATTATATTTTTTTTACGAGAAATGTCTTGCCTAAACCTGAAGCTCATATAGTTCATGATGTTAATACTGCTAATGCAGCAGCAAACCTAGGCTATCCGACTGCCTTAGTTTATCTTCAGAAACCACGGCAATCCCTTAATCCCATTGACTGGATTTATCCATTTCGCCTGAGCCAACCAGAGGAAAAAATCGTTAAATATTACAATATTCACAATAAACTTAAAGTTATTCCCCTCGCTATGCCGTGGCCCATTGGTCGAATTGGAGGAAAGTGGACTCACCCCAGTACGATAGTTTGCAAGTACTATTTTCCTATTCATATTTTTCCTCATACTAAAATTTTGCATACTTTAGATTGGAATTTGGTGAAAGCAGCTATTCAATCGGGTATTCCAGTTATTTACGAGCGAGAACACTATCCGAACCATAAATATGATCAAGACATTGTTCAAAATCCTCTCTTTCAAGTAGCGGTCACTGTTGCCGAACCTGTGCGCGAGAAAATGATTCAAAAGGGCATGCCACCCGATAAAATACTCAAGCTTCATCTTAGTTTTAATCAATCATTTCTAGTTCAACAACCTGCAAAAGCTAAAGAATGGCGACAAAAGTTGCTAACCGAGGGACGACAAAACCTGGTAGTATATTCAGGAGGATTGTATCGATTTAAAGGGGTTGAACTGCTAATTGATGTTGCTCAAAAATTACCCCAGATTCAATTTGCCTTTGCCGGAGGAGATGAATCTCAGGTACAAGCCTATAGGCAACTAGCTAGGGAAAAGCAGGTTGCTAATGTTACGTTCTTAGGTTATATTCAACACGAACATCTACCTAGTTTACTACAAGCTGCCGATATTTTAGCTCATCCCCACTGTTCGGGCGAAGCCGCAACGTTTACCTCACCTCTCAAATTCTTTGAGTACTTAGCGTCTGGAACTCCTATTTTAGCAACAGAGATCCCTCCATTAATGGAATTCAAAGAGGCAAATATTATTGCTGGCTGGTGTGAACCCGATAATTCAAATCAATATGCTCAATGCCTTAAGCAATTGTTAGAGAATTACCCTCGGAAAATTGATGGTTATGTTGAACAGATTAATTTTGCACGCCAGTTTTCTTGGGAAAGTAGAATGGCTAAAATAATGAGTTATGTACAGGAGTATATGCGGCCTCCTCTCTCTAGAGGAGATAAGTAATTTTTACTTAATCAAGTAAACAGGAAATACATTGACCCAAAGTCATTTAAAGTTTATCTATTCCATACTATTATGAATGAAAAAAATCGATCAATTTATTTTTACATCCCCCGAAATAAATGGCCTGATGACTATATTCCAGAAATTCCTGAAAATTATTGGCAGTGGTATCAATCTAGATCCAGTAGATACTTATCCATGTATCATTGGATTTTACAAACCTATCTACACCTTAAAGCGGATGGCTTCCCTTGTCAGCTAATAGATACTATGCCTACTGAAGGAATTGTCTTGTCCCACCGCTATTCCCTCCCTGATAATCTTCAACCTCAACCCAGACTATTAATAGTATGTATTCAAGCTGATAACAAACCACATCCT
This genomic window from Coleofasciculus chthonoplastes PCC 7420 contains:
- a CDS encoding glycosyltransferase family 4 protein, whose product is MDQLKKTNVLKPKRKISLVVSDLSSSGSGRWGGAVRPFLLYKALKKLNYEVEVIGFVPHEQSSDIPPSEIPIITIPAYNYPKFIISINTLIKTIQGNIIYASKLKPTSFGVALIKKFKTRCPVLLDIDDWELSWYGGDDWAYRPSLKQFARDILKPEGALRNPNHPVYLRLTEGLVSQADVITTHTHFMQERFGGVYLPQGKDTTVFDPSQYNPETSRKRYDLADYRVLMFPGAPRPYKGVEDVLMALDQLNESDLRLVIVGGSPYDDYDHQLMEKWGRWIIKLPRLPVSAMPEVVAAAHIVVVPQRDTPAAKAQFPLKLTDAMAMGKPILSTRVGDIPEILGDTGYLVDASSPEQIADKIRWIFQNYQEAIERGKEARKRCMECYSIDKMADILSEVISQL
- a CDS encoding ABC transporter ATP-binding protein; translated protein: MASNLLSKVIRRYPTRVAITVLLGLSGGLFNGVGTALIAPIVLNLLGIDLDLKSGPPILKAIMSPFNNLPGNYRLVAMAGAIVGLIILKNLSNYASTLASSSLRRRITCDLREAGVKLLLDVDIDFYSRMKVGDLVNRLGTEIGRAAGEVSTILNMMVTVTNALVFLALLLALSWELTLASTVLVAIVALVNQYSISRAKAFGKQLSSLSKAYSIAVLETLSGIRLVKATGNDEREYQRIQQLIRDREKADFKSQANNAAIAPVGEVTSIVGLLGIVFMGRIFFASQIENLSGVLFTFLVLLQRLLPLISQLNRARGSLANSSASVEVAHDFLRQDNKPFMKPGSQPYHPLKEGIHFHQLSFAYPTQPNKVVLKEVNLDLPRGTTLALVGASGAGKSTLADLLPRFYDPTEGSITLDGIDLREFDIKSLRNNMGIVSQDTFLFNTSVHDNIAYARPDASEKDVIKAARRANALEFIEQLPGGFNTMIGDRGVLLSGGQRQRLAIARAILQNPDILILDEATSALDTVSERLVQEALEELSRDRTTLVIAHRLSTVQNADQIAVLEKGCVMEVGKHEELLRKGGYYARLYQMQFAEHPQGTPTTNPALMKASHEVRTMLNSMLGSIRLLADDLVDTPEEENELLEESYSSAINILNTIELFENSAKMVKK
- a CDS encoding glycosyltransferase, producing the protein MNKYYIFFTRNVLPKPEAHIVHDVNTANAAANLGYPTALVYLQKPRQSLNPIDWIYPFRLSQPEEKIVKYYNIHNKLKVIPLAMPWPIGRIGGKWTHPSTIVCKYYFPIHIFPHTKILHTLDWNLVKAAIQSGIPVIYEREHYPNHKYDQDIVQNPLFQVAVTVAEPVREKMIQKGMPPDKILKLHLSFNQSFLVQQPAKAKEWRQKLLTEGRQNLVVYSGGLYRFKGVELLIDVAQKLPQIQFAFAGGDESQVQAYRQLAREKQVANVTFLGYIQHEHLPSLLQAADILAHPHCSGEAATFTSPLKFFEYLASGTPILATEIPPLMEFKEANIIAGWCEPDNSNQYAQCLKQLLENYPRKIDGYVEQINFARQFSWESRMAKIMSYVQEYMRPPLSRGDK